The following are from one region of the Phormidium sp. PBR-2020 genome:
- the hemL gene encoding glutamate-1-semialdehyde 2,1-aminomutase, protein MVYTTLQTTKSEEIFAAAQKLMPGGVSSPVRAFKSVGGQPIVFDRVQGAYIWDVDGNQYIDYVGTWGPAICGHANPEVISALRDALDKGTSFGAPCYLENVLAEMVIDAVPCIEMVRFVNSGTEACMGVLRLMRAFTGREKIIKFQGCYHGHADSFLVQAGSGVATLGLPDSPGVPKAATSATLTAPYNDLEAVKELFKNNPDEIAGVILEPVVGNSGFILPDAGFLEGLRELTQDNGALLVFDEVMTGFRIAYGGAQERFGVTPDLTTLGKIIGGGLPVGAYGGRADIMSMVAPAGPMYQAGTLSGNPLAMTAGIKTLELLQKSGVYEQLHEKTKRLSDGLLNAAQEAGHTVCGGSLSAMFGMFFCEGPVHNYDDAKLSDATKFGNFHRGMLERGIYLAPSQFEAGFTSLAHTDEDIDRTIAAAREVFGSL, encoded by the coding sequence TTGGTTTATACGACACTACAAACAACCAAGTCGGAAGAAATCTTTGCCGCTGCCCAAAAACTCATGCCTGGCGGCGTGAGTTCGCCGGTACGAGCATTTAAATCCGTGGGCGGTCAACCCATCGTCTTTGACCGAGTTCAAGGCGCCTATATTTGGGACGTCGATGGCAACCAATACATTGACTACGTGGGCACCTGGGGACCGGCTATCTGTGGTCATGCCAACCCAGAAGTCATCAGTGCGTTACGGGACGCCCTAGATAAAGGGACGAGCTTTGGAGCGCCCTGCTATCTGGAAAACGTCCTGGCTGAAATGGTCATCGACGCCGTTCCCTGCATTGAAATGGTGCGGTTTGTCAACTCCGGAACCGAAGCCTGTATGGGGGTGTTGCGCCTAATGCGGGCCTTTACCGGACGGGAAAAAATCATTAAATTCCAAGGCTGCTATCACGGCCATGCCGATAGCTTCTTGGTGCAAGCTGGCTCAGGGGTCGCCACCCTCGGACTTCCCGACTCCCCTGGAGTTCCCAAAGCCGCTACCAGCGCCACTTTGACTGCTCCTTACAATGACCTCGAAGCCGTCAAGGAATTGTTCAAAAACAATCCCGATGAAATTGCCGGGGTCATCCTAGAACCGGTGGTGGGTAACTCTGGGTTTATCCTCCCCGATGCAGGGTTCCTAGAAGGCCTGCGGGAACTCACCCAAGACAACGGTGCGTTACTGGTCTTTGACGAAGTGATGACCGGCTTCCGTATCGCCTACGGGGGCGCTCAGGAACGCTTCGGAGTCACCCCAGACTTAACGACCCTGGGTAAAATCATTGGTGGTGGTCTGCCCGTGGGGGCCTATGGTGGCCGCGCCGATATTATGTCCATGGTGGCTCCCGCTGGCCCGATGTATCAAGCTGGAACCCTCTCCGGGAATCCCCTGGCCATGACTGCTGGCATTAAAACCCTGGAATTGCTACAAAAATCTGGGGTGTATGAGCAACTGCATGAGAAAACCAAACGGCTTTCCGATGGCTTACTGAATGCCGCTCAAGAAGCCGGACATACCGTCTGTGGTGGTTCTCTCAGTGCCATGTTCGGGATGTTCTTCTGTGAAGGACCCGTGCATAACTATGATGATGCCAAACTCTCCGATGCCACAAAATTTGGCAACTTCCATCGGGGTATGTTGGAACGGGGGATTTACCTAGCCCCATCTCAATTTGAGGCTGGATTTACCTCCTTGGCTCACACCGATGAAGATATTGACCGCACCATCGCGGCGGCTCGTGAGGTGTTTGGGAGCCTTTAG
- the psbQ gene encoding photosystem II protein PsbQ → MSKIQWIKSRFGIGSRSRSLFVSLLAGMMLFLASCGNAPPAEPPTYTPDVVQRLESYANDIQGMRDRMGELEQLIQDRDWIYADNFIHGPLGTLRQDMSLFNRNLLPQDQSQGRELAREVSRHLEAISLAAQQADYATATKNYREMLTDLDAFLDLLPNAT, encoded by the coding sequence ATGTCTAAAATACAGTGGATCAAATCTAGGTTCGGCATAGGCTCGCGTTCTCGTTCCCTTTTCGTCAGTTTATTAGCCGGGATGATGCTTTTCCTGGCCAGTTGTGGGAATGCTCCTCCGGCTGAGCCACCCACCTATACCCCTGATGTGGTGCAGCGGCTGGAGTCCTACGCGAACGATATTCAAGGGATGCGCGATCGCATGGGAGAACTCGAGCAGCTTATCCAGGATAGAGACTGGATCTATGCCGATAACTTCATCCACGGTCCCCTGGGAACCCTGCGGCAAGATATGAGTTTGTTTAACCGCAATCTCCTGCCCCAGGATCAGTCCCAAGGCCGAGAGTTAGCCCGGGAAGTCTCTCGTCATCTTGAAGCCATCAGCCTCGCAGCCCAACAGGCCGATTACGCCACAGCCACGAAAAACTATCGCGAAATGCTAACAGACCTGGATGCGTTCCTAGACCTGCTTCCCAACGCTACATAG
- a CDS encoding calcium-binding protein has translation MRVLLTIPHYFNPQGSNAHGSLQANPQPRIEGLTACLRSLYETFGTGQSYYAHNAEQSRVERQPANERTQVELDVVICTTADFHLLDQLPIPSALFRHESFTLEDPKWLGLGCHLILKRHLGFYDYYGYLEDDLILRDSHFFQKLKWFNQHIGDDAVLQANRFEVAEQDIPEKVYVDADFESISPVFTGCPHDFSDKQRLSAQFLGQLIDFNRARNPHSGCFFLNARQMNHWTQQPHFMNFSRRFIGGLETCATLGLMETFSVYKPAFENASFLEIQHCGNALSQKWQKDDRFRYFSRRYPPRQDNLKTLDASG, from the coding sequence GTGCGAGTTCTACTGACAATCCCTCATTATTTTAATCCTCAAGGTTCCAACGCTCATGGGTCGTTGCAGGCGAATCCTCAACCTCGCATTGAGGGGTTGACGGCTTGTCTGCGATCGCTCTATGAAACCTTTGGCACAGGTCAGAGTTATTATGCTCACAATGCCGAGCAGTCTCGGGTAGAACGCCAACCTGCCAATGAACGGACTCAAGTTGAACTAGACGTGGTCATTTGTACCACGGCAGATTTCCATCTGTTAGATCAGCTCCCAATCCCGTCAGCCCTGTTTAGGCACGAGTCTTTTACTCTCGAAGATCCCAAATGGCTAGGACTTGGCTGTCATTTAATCCTAAAACGTCACTTGGGATTCTATGATTACTACGGCTATCTTGAGGATGATTTAATTCTTAGGGATAGCCACTTTTTTCAGAAACTCAAGTGGTTTAACCAGCACATCGGCGATGATGCGGTTCTGCAAGCTAATCGCTTTGAGGTCGCTGAGCAGGATATTCCAGAAAAGGTTTATGTGGATGCTGACTTTGAAAGTATTTCCCCAGTGTTTACCGGTTGCCCCCATGACTTTAGTGATAAACAGCGGCTTTCAGCTCAGTTTCTCGGTCAGCTAATAGACTTTAATCGGGCGAGAAACCCCCATTCTGGATGCTTTTTTCTCAATGCTCGGCAAATGAATCATTGGACTCAGCAGCCCCATTTTATGAATTTTTCTCGACGGTTTATTGGTGGCTTAGAAACCTGTGCAACCTTGGGATTGATGGAGACATTTTCAGTCTATAAACCGGCATTTGAGAATGCTAGCTTTTTAGAAATTCAGCACTGTGGCAATGCTCTAAGCCAAAAATGGCAAAAGGATGACCGTTTTCGCTATTTCAGCCGTCGCTATCCGCCGAGGCAGGACAATCTAAAGACCTTAGACGCGTCCGGCTAA
- a CDS encoding DUF3747 domain-containing protein, with translation MKTALRLAALSTLAVSSFGTSFVPQAAQAATFGERAVAQDNFVAVAAPVGNTGRHQLLVIEQQSNRRDCWSENGSIVNPLLANFDFTGICGRYTDSNGYSIRTGGQDLGVQYNLRTVRQGADLVLQGVPFLPNRPTIELGRAPYANDFVRIDLNDGWEFSKRSYQGRTLGHVYLSNSQSLSALTQNSNPSASRPSTPTPPRQPQEKQPTPQPSPEPSQPSQEQPVRDEIAFSSSQQERITEIRQSYLAESSRLEGELNQARQELQEMMISDASTRQVRRQRNQVERLRQRISDNRFSSMMAVRDVMSVEQRTAFAESMDLDNADMNAVLTALTR, from the coding sequence ATGAAAACCGCACTTCGCCTCGCTGCTCTCTCCACCCTCGCTGTCTCCAGCTTCGGCACTAGCTTCGTTCCCCAAGCCGCTCAAGCCGCCACTTTCGGAGAACGAGCTGTTGCTCAAGATAACTTCGTTGCCGTGGCTGCACCTGTGGGGAATACCGGACGGCATCAACTGCTCGTCATTGAACAACAATCCAACCGCCGCGACTGCTGGTCGGAAAATGGCTCAATCGTCAATCCTCTGTTAGCCAACTTCGACTTCACCGGGATTTGCGGACGTTATACCGACAGTAACGGTTACTCTATCCGTACTGGTGGACAAGACTTAGGGGTTCAATATAACCTACGCACGGTTCGCCAAGGCGCTGATCTCGTCTTACAAGGGGTTCCCTTCCTCCCCAACCGACCCACCATTGAACTCGGACGCGCTCCCTACGCTAACGACTTTGTCCGCATTGACCTCAATGATGGTTGGGAATTCAGCAAACGCAGCTATCAAGGACGCACCCTCGGTCATGTGTATCTCTCGAACTCCCAAAGTCTGAGCGCCTTAACCCAAAACTCCAACCCCAGTGCCAGCCGTCCTTCCACGCCGACTCCTCCCCGTCAGCCTCAGGAAAAACAACCCACTCCCCAACCCTCTCCTGAACCGTCTCAGCCTAGCCAAGAGCAACCCGTCCGGGATGAGATTGCCTTCAGCAGCAGCCAACAAGAGCGCATTACTGAAATCCGTCAATCCTATCTAGCGGAAAGCAGCCGCCTCGAAGGTGAACTGAATCAGGCCCGTCAGGAGTTGCAAGAGATGATGATTAGTGATGCCTCCACTCGTCAGGTGCGCCGCCAACGTAACCAGGTTGAACGCCTACGCCAACGGATTAGCGACAATCGTTTCTCCAGCATGATGGCGGTTCGTGATGTGATGTCCGTTGAACAACGCACGGCGTTTGCTGAATCGATGGATTTAGACAATGCGGACATGAATGCGGTGTTGACTGCACTAACTCGCTAA
- a CDS encoding OstA family protein: MNIPTLAKWRLALALSLPIALSGTIAPPTYSQANGGSPLTVRADQQEADARTGIVTARGNVQVNFPSRNLQATSNQAQFFSNEQRLVLTGNVFVLQEGNSIRGEVVTYLIDDGLFVAQPLPERQVEAIYMIPENGNGQRPSAPAPPALR; the protein is encoded by the coding sequence ATGAACATCCCAACATTGGCGAAATGGCGCTTGGCGCTGGCGTTATCTTTGCCGATCGCCCTCTCGGGAACGATCGCCCCCCCCACCTATTCCCAAGCGAATGGTGGCTCCCCTCTGACGGTTCGCGCCGACCAACAAGAAGCCGACGCACGCACGGGAATTGTCACCGCCCGAGGTAATGTTCAGGTGAACTTCCCGTCCCGCAATCTCCAAGCCACCTCCAATCAGGCCCAGTTCTTTAGTAATGAACAACGTCTGGTGCTGACGGGGAATGTCTTTGTTCTCCAGGAAGGCAACAGCATTCGCGGCGAGGTGGTCACCTATCTGATTGACGATGGCTTATTTGTGGCGCAACCGCTCCCAGAACGGCAAGTGGAAGCCATTTACATGATTCCCGAAAATGGCAACGGGCAACGGCCCTCCGCTCCTGCACCCCCTGCGCTTCGTTAA
- the lptB gene encoding LPS export ABC transporter ATP-binding protein translates to MKIVLDNIHKSYQKRSVVSRVNLSVSQGEVVGLLGPNGAGKTTTFYMVTGLVKPDRGRVWLDQRDITLLPMHERAKMGVGYLAQEASIFRNLTVQDNLLLVFEQTGVPRREWQKRLNQVIEEFNLGKVASTLGRQVSGGERRRTEIARSLSTGYGEPIFLLLDEPFAGIDPIAVNDIQQVIARLRDRNIGILITDHNVRETLEITDRAYIMREGEILASGSPGELYDNPLVRQYYLGDRFQV, encoded by the coding sequence ATGAAAATTGTCCTGGATAACATCCATAAGTCCTATCAAAAACGCTCTGTCGTCAGCCGAGTCAACCTCTCCGTGAGTCAGGGGGAGGTGGTAGGACTTTTAGGACCCAATGGGGCAGGGAAGACAACTACCTTTTATATGGTGACGGGATTAGTGAAACCCGATCGCGGCCGGGTTTGGCTCGATCAACGGGATATCACGTTATTGCCGATGCACGAGCGAGCCAAGATGGGGGTGGGTTATTTGGCTCAGGAAGCCAGTATTTTTCGTAATCTGACGGTGCAAGATAATCTCTTACTGGTGTTTGAACAGACTGGGGTTCCCCGTCGCGAGTGGCAAAAGCGACTTAACCAGGTCATTGAGGAGTTTAATTTAGGGAAAGTCGCCTCCACCCTCGGCCGGCAAGTCTCGGGGGGAGAACGACGACGCACGGAAATCGCTCGTTCCCTTTCGACGGGATATGGGGAACCTATCTTCTTACTTCTCGATGAACCCTTTGCCGGAATTGACCCCATCGCCGTCAATGATATCCAGCAGGTGATTGCTCGCCTGCGCGATCGCAACATCGGTATCCTGATTACGGATCACAATGTCCGCGAAACTCTAGAAATTACCGATCGCGCCTACATCATGCGCGAAGGGGAAATCCTCGCTTCAGGAAGTCCTGGGGAACTCTACGATAATCCCCTGGTGCGTCAGTATTATTTGGGCGATCGCTTTCAGGTTTAG
- a CDS encoding Na+:solute symporter, with the protein MQSIDWLIVLSYLVITMGLGIYLSRKASSSLEDFFVSGRSLPWWLVGVSMAATTFSIDTPLLITGIVGNRGIAGNWLWWSFGISHLLTIYLFAKMWRRSEVITDAELTEIRYGGNMAAVLRGVKAFIFAVPMNCIGIGYAMLGMVKVVDALEIWENLGIDAGDTQLKIWSVVGVSVFVLVYSGLAGLWGVVATDFFQFILALLGALLVAGIALDRIGGMETLVSRIPEVTDINTLAILPFDIGGEGGLISFGEAAGITASAFFANIFIQWWAWRRSDGGGEFVQRFAAAKTEAEAEKAAWTFNIMHYVVRTWPWIVVALVALVVFPDLEDKELGYPMLMLEFLGPGLLGLVVASLVAAFMSTVSTSINWGASFITNDLYRRFINAEATQPQLVFVGRLSSVLVTGLGAIAAFLANDISQVFELIIAIGTGSGLVLMLRWFWWRVNAAAELTAIVASFIVGSVATVAASWQVPPGSWLETWVVIPMSDYGLRVMAITVIVCTLWIVVMFVTPPESEETLNEFYRKARPGGLGWGRQQANTGLLPAQDLTLDLKRSVAANLLLFGMLLGCGGFLLLRSLFGWFWLIVAVIGGMWLRQLNKHKAIAIPRPGTEE; encoded by the coding sequence ATGCAATCCATCGACTGGCTCATCGTTCTGAGTTACTTGGTTATCACTATGGGCTTAGGGATTTATCTCTCCCGCAAAGCCTCTAGTAGCTTAGAAGACTTTTTCGTCTCCGGGCGATCGCTCCCCTGGTGGTTAGTGGGGGTAAGCATGGCGGCCACGACGTTCTCGATTGATACCCCGTTACTCATTACCGGCATTGTCGGCAATCGGGGTATTGCTGGCAACTGGCTCTGGTGGAGTTTCGGCATCTCCCATCTGCTGACGATTTATCTCTTTGCCAAGATGTGGCGGCGTTCCGAGGTGATCACCGATGCGGAACTGACGGAAATCCGCTATGGGGGCAATATGGCGGCGGTTCTACGGGGTGTGAAAGCCTTTATTTTTGCAGTCCCCATGAACTGCATCGGCATCGGCTACGCCATGCTGGGAATGGTCAAAGTGGTGGATGCCCTGGAAATTTGGGAAAATTTAGGGATTGATGCCGGAGATACCCAGTTAAAAATCTGGAGTGTGGTAGGGGTGAGTGTGTTTGTCCTCGTCTATTCCGGGTTAGCGGGATTATGGGGAGTGGTGGCCACGGACTTCTTCCAGTTCATTTTGGCCCTGTTGGGGGCCTTGCTGGTGGCCGGAATTGCCCTCGATCGCATCGGTGGTATGGAAACCCTCGTTAGCCGTATCCCGGAAGTCACCGATATTAACACCCTAGCCATTCTTCCCTTTGACATTGGCGGCGAGGGGGGTCTGATTAGCTTTGGCGAAGCCGCCGGCATTACCGCCAGTGCCTTTTTTGCCAATATCTTCATTCAATGGTGGGCCTGGCGACGCAGTGATGGCGGTGGGGAATTTGTGCAACGGTTTGCAGCGGCGAAAACGGAAGCCGAGGCAGAAAAAGCGGCCTGGACCTTCAACATCATGCACTATGTAGTGCGGACTTGGCCCTGGATTGTGGTGGCCCTAGTGGCCTTGGTGGTTTTTCCTGATTTAGAAGACAAAGAACTCGGCTATCCCATGCTGATGTTGGAGTTTCTGGGGCCGGGATTGTTGGGATTAGTGGTGGCCTCGTTAGTGGCGGCGTTTATGAGTACCGTCTCGACATCCATTAACTGGGGGGCTTCCTTTATTACCAATGACCTCTATCGCCGCTTTATCAACGCCGAGGCGACGCAACCCCAGTTAGTCTTTGTCGGGCGGCTGTCGTCGGTTTTGGTGACCGGGTTAGGGGCGATCGCCGCCTTCCTGGCCAATGATATCAGTCAGGTGTTTGAGTTGATTATTGCCATTGGCACGGGGTCGGGGTTAGTGTTAATGCTGCGCTGGTTCTGGTGGCGAGTCAATGCGGCGGCGGAACTCACGGCCATTGTAGCCAGTTTTATTGTGGGGAGTGTAGCCACCGTAGCGGCCAGTTGGCAGGTTCCCCCTGGCAGTTGGCTAGAAACCTGGGTGGTGATTCCCATGTCCGACTATGGACTTCGGGTGATGGCGATTACGGTAATTGTCTGTACCCTGTGGATTGTGGTGATGTTTGTCACCCCTCCCGAGTCAGAAGAGACCCTAAATGAGTTTTATCGCAAAGCCCGTCCCGGGGGGCTAGGCTGGGGACGACAACAAGCCAACACGGGACTACTTCCGGCCCAAGATTTGACCTTAGATTTGAAACGATCAGTTGCCGCCAATCTCCTATTGTTTGGGATGTTACTCGGTTGCGGTGGCTTTCTGCTGTTGCGATCGCTCTTCGGCTGGTTCTGGCTAATTGTGGCAGTGATTGGCGGAATGTGGCTACGTCAACTCAATAAACACAAGGCGATCGCCATTCCCCGCCCAGGAACCGAAGAATAG
- the purD gene encoding phosphoribosylamine--glycine ligase: protein MNVLVIGNGGREHAIAWKLLQSTRVNKVFCVPGNGGTATLPNCFNLAMSVTDFEGIARFAQVQGCPFVVVGPEMPLARGITDYLNERGVPVFGPTQAGAQIEASKAWAKTLMVEAGIPTAASASFERQETQAAKDYVQRMGAPIVVKADGLAAGKGVTVAQTIEEAHAAIDEIASGRFQDAGETLVIEEFLTGQEVSVLALCDGKTVLPLLPAQDHKPIGEGDTGANTGGMGVYAPTPVLSDAGMAQVRKDILEPTLSALQERGIDYRGVLYAGLMVTESGDIKVLEFNCRFGDPETQAVLPLLQTPLDTLLQACLDQTLAEQPPLDWHPGAAVCVVMASGGYPGDYEKGKAITGLTEAQETGAIVFHAGTQLKQDQLLTSGGRVLGVTAVADSFSAAIANSYAAVNKIDFENAYFRSDIGYRIR, encoded by the coding sequence GTGAACGTATTAGTTATTGGTAACGGTGGGCGGGAACACGCGATCGCCTGGAAATTGCTTCAGTCCACGAGAGTCAATAAGGTCTTTTGCGTGCCTGGGAACGGAGGTACGGCCACCCTCCCCAACTGCTTCAACCTTGCCATGTCGGTCACGGATTTTGAGGGCATTGCCCGCTTTGCTCAAGTGCAGGGCTGTCCCTTTGTGGTAGTGGGGCCGGAGATGCCCCTGGCCAGGGGCATTACAGATTATTTAAATGAGCGTGGGGTTCCGGTGTTTGGTCCCACCCAAGCCGGGGCCCAAATCGAAGCGAGTAAGGCCTGGGCGAAAACCTTAATGGTTGAAGCGGGGATTCCCACTGCTGCCTCGGCCAGCTTTGAACGCCAAGAGACTCAAGCGGCTAAAGACTATGTGCAACGGATGGGAGCACCGATTGTGGTCAAGGCCGATGGCTTAGCTGCTGGGAAGGGGGTTACTGTCGCTCAAACCATTGAGGAGGCCCACGCCGCCATTGATGAAATTGCCAGCGGACGTTTCCAGGATGCTGGGGAGACGCTGGTCATTGAGGAGTTTCTCACGGGACAGGAAGTGTCCGTGTTGGCTCTGTGCGACGGGAAAACGGTGCTTCCCCTGCTGCCGGCCCAGGATCACAAACCCATTGGCGAAGGAGATACGGGAGCCAATACCGGGGGAATGGGGGTCTATGCGCCAACGCCGGTGTTGTCGGACGCGGGGATGGCCCAGGTTCGCAAGGATATCCTAGAGCCAACTCTGTCCGCCCTACAAGAGCGGGGCATTGACTATCGTGGTGTTCTCTATGCGGGCTTGATGGTGACTGAAAGTGGGGACATTAAGGTCTTAGAGTTTAACTGTCGCTTCGGTGATCCCGAAACGCAGGCGGTGTTACCTCTGCTGCAAACCCCCTTGGATACCCTCTTACAAGCCTGTTTAGATCAAACGTTAGCCGAGCAGCCTCCCTTAGATTGGCATCCCGGAGCCGCTGTTTGTGTGGTGATGGCGTCGGGAGGCTATCCCGGAGACTATGAGAAAGGCAAAGCAATTACAGGGCTAACGGAGGCTCAAGAGACTGGGGCGATTGTTTTCCATGCCGGAACTCAACTGAAACAAGACCAATTGCTGACCAGTGGTGGACGAGTGCTGGGGGTGACGGCGGTGGCAGATAGTTTTTCGGCGGCGATCGCCAACTCCTATGCGGCGGTCAACAAAATTGACTTTGAGAACGCCTATTTTCGCAGTGATATTGGTTATCGTATTCGCTAA